The stretch of DNA GGGCCCGCGAGCAGCGTTCCCGCATCAGCCAGGACCGGCTCTCCACGGCGCTCTCGACCGGGGGCGTCGGCATCTTCGAATGGGAGATCGACACCGACACCGTGGCGGTGCTCGGACCGATCGCGGAGCTGTTCGGGGTGAACCGCGGAGGCCGAGGCCGCCGGTCTGCCGCTCGCCTCCTTCATGGCGGGCATCCACCCGCGGGACCGGTCCCGCGTGCAGGAGGCGATCGCCCGGGCCATCGCGGAATCGGGCCCCTACCAGGCCGAGTACCGCGTCACCGGCAGCGACCGGGAGCGCGTCGTGCTGGCCATGGGACGGCTCGCGTCGGCGCCCGAGCGGGGCCCGCGGCTGGCGGGCGTGATCATCGACGTCACCGTCGAGCAGGCCCTGCAGGCGCTCAACGAGCGTCTGGAACAGCGCATCGCCGCGGAGGTGGGCGAGCGGCTGAAGGCCGAGGATGCCCTGCGTCAGGCCCAGAAGATGGAGGCGGTCGGCCAGCTCACCGGCGGCCTTGCCCATGACTTCAACAATCTGCTGGCCGGCATCTCCGGCTCGCTCGAGCTGATGCAGACCCGCATCGGCCAGGGCCGGTTCGACGATATCGGCCGCTACATGGCGGCCGCGCAGGGCGCCGCCAAGCGGGCCGCCGCCCTGACCCACCGGCTGCTCGCCTTCTCGCGCCGCCAGACGCTCGATCCCAAGCCCACGAACGTCCACGACCGCATCATCGGCATGGAGGACCTGATCCGGCGCACGGTCGGACCCGGCATCGCCGTCGCTGTGACGGGCGCGATCGACCTCTGGGCCGCGCTCGTCGACCCCAACCAGCTGGAGAACGCGCTCCTCAACCTCTGCATCAACGCACGCGACGCGATGCCGGACGGCGGCCGCATCACCATCGAGACCGCCAACCGCTGGCTCGATCCCGGCCAGGCCCGGGAACGTGACCTGGCACCCGGCCCGTATGTCAGCCTCTGCGTGACCGATGCCGGTACCGGCATGGCGCCGGACGTGATGGCCAAGGCCTTCGAGCCGTTCTTCACCACCAAGCCGATTGGCCAGGGCACCGGCCTCGGCCTGTCGATGATCTACGGCTTCGCCCAGCAATCCGGCGGGCAGGTCCGCATCGCCTCGGAGATCGGCCAGGGCACGACGGTATGCCTCTACTTGCCGCGTCACGAGGGGCGCGCGGACGCGGAGGCTGCGCCCTCAGCCGTGACGCAGGCGCCGCGCGCCGAGCAGGGGGAGACGGTTCTCGTCGTCGACGACGAGCCGACGGTGCGCATGCTGGTGACCGAGGTTCTGGACGAATTGGGCTACACGGCGATCGAGGTCACCGACAGCGCTTCAGGCCTGCAGGTGCTGGAATCGGACGTGCGGATCGACCTGCTGATCACGGATGTCGGGCTGCCGGGCGGCATGAACGGCCGCCAGATGGCCGATGCCGCACGCGCGCAGCGGCCCGGGCTGAAGGTTCTGTTCATCACCGGCTACGCGGAAACCTCGGCCCTCGGCAGCGGCCAGCTGGCGGCGGGGATGGCCGTGCTCACGAAGCCGTTCGTGATCGAGACGCCGGGTGCGCGGATCCGCGCGATCATCGCGGGTCCCTGAGTCGCAGCGCCGGGCCTGGCTGCAGCCGCACAGCCGCCTCCGCGCGGCGAAGGGCCCATGCGCGATCGAACGCACGTCGTTTCCCGCGCCGCCCTTGTTCGCTGCCGCGCCCTCCGGTTCCAGGGACGCCCACAGCGCTTGGCCGCGACTCAGTGAGCCAGCAACTTCCGGGCAAACATCGCCGCGGCGAAGACCATCGCGGCGGCCGCCGTGATCAGGCTGGTCATCAGGATCCTGCGCGGCTCGGTGGATGATTGGGCCCTGATCGCCGGGACGACCGGCACGAAGGCCTCGGCCTTCTGGGCCGCAAGGATGCGCGCGCGCTCGAAGGCCAAGCGCACCTGCTCACGATACTTCTCCTCGTAGGCGCGCTTGCTCTCAAGGGCCTCGAACTGCGTCAGCGCGTTCGAGAGCCGCCGTTTCTGATCAGGATCGATGCTCGCCAGTTCCCGCACGATGCGCGCGATGTTGCTATCGAGATCCTTGATCTGCTGCTTCAGATCGACGACGGACCGCGCCTCGGGGCTGAGGTCGCGCTGAATGACCGCGAGCTGGATGGCCAGCTTGGCGCGGGACAGTTGAAGCTCGGAGACGGTCTTGAGCGTGACCTCGTTCGATTTCACCGCGTCCAGAACGCCCTCCCGATTGCGCAGCGCGTTCACGGCTGCGCGCGCCGCCGCCACGCGCTCGTCGGCGAGCTTCAGCTCGCGCGCGCTCTCGTCCACCGCGTCCTGGCGCGGCTTGATGCTCAGCGCGTTCACCATCCGCTCGGCCTCGTCCATCACGGCGCGCGTGATGGCGAGGGACTCGTCGGGATCGAAGGCCTCGACGGACAATGTCATGATGCCGGTGCCGGATTCGATGTCGACGCTGACGCGCCGCCTCCAGTAACGGAGGAGCTTCTCGATCGGCTTGTCGGGATTGAGGCGGGACGGATAGTCGATATTGTCGCTGCTGAACCACGTGCGGATCGGCAGCTGGGCCTCGATCGCCTCCAGCATCGGACGGCTCAGGATGTATTCCTGCGCGATCAGCGTATCCTGGGCGATCATCTCCTTCGGAATGCCGGCATTGGTGCCGACCGCGTCGGGCGTGGCCTTGTCGGCCGTCCCGAACATGGGCCGGATCGCGAACTGGGCCTCCGTCACGTAGCGGTCGGAGGCCAGGAGACCGTAATACAGACCGCCGGCCAGCGTCGGCAGCACGAAGCAGAGCACGAACAGGATCGGAAGCCAGGGATCACTCTTGATGTGGCTCTGGTAGGATCGGACGCCCTTCTTGCGGTCCATGAGGTTTGGCACCCGCGCGATCTGCCGCAGCGACTGCGAAATCCCATTCTGCCGATCGGCTGCCTTGAGAAGCCGCCCCTCGGCTCTCCGAGCGTGCATGTTCATCGCCTGCTTCTCGACTGTGGAGCTGTCCTGCCCGCGATCCCCGGACGCGTCCGAGACTTCGCCGGGGTCACTGACACGCACAGGCGGCGAAAGCATGTCCGTGAACGCGAGCTGTTCCAGGATCCCTACGCTGTGCTGGCCAATCTCGCGGCCGCGAGCGAGCCGGACAAGCCTCAGAGCGCCACGATCGGTGATGTCGGCGAAGCGGGACGCCGGGGCGGCGAGGTTCCGCGTGACCCGTTCGATCCCCTCTACTGGCAGGTAACCGCCCTGGCACCCGCGCGGACAGAGCGTCCCTTGCCCGCCGGGATCGCCCCCCCGCCGACCCTGGCCAAGCCGGATGCGCGCGGCGCCGGGACCGTCGCGAGCCGGGAGGCAGAGTCCAAACCTGGGGAGGCCAAGCCTGAGGGCCGGGAGAGCGCCGTCAGGGCAGAGGACGCCGCCGCGAACGGGCAGCGCCCTGCGGGCCCCGATATGGCGGCGGCCCAAGCGGCGCTGAAAGCCGAGATCGCCAAGATCTTCCCGCCTACCGCTGCCGGCACGCCCGGCCCCCATGTCGAGGTGCAGGGCACGCCGGAAGGGCTCCTGATCAATGTGACGGACGACCTGAACTTCAGCATGTTCGCGGTGGGCTCGGCCGAGCCCAGACCCGAGATGGTGCGGGCCATGGAGCGACTCGCCAAGGCGCTCGCTGCGCGGCCGGGGCGGATCGTCGTCCGTGGCCATACCGACAACCGTCCGTTCCGCTCCGAGGTCTACGACAATTGGCGGCTCTCGACGGCGCGCGCCCATATGGCAGCCTACATGCTCACCCGGGCCGGGATCGATCAGGCGCGGATCTGGCGCGTCGAGGGAGCGGCCGATCGGACGCCGCGCAACGCCGCGGATCCGAAAGCGCCCGAGAACCGGCGGATCGAGATCCTCCTGCAGGGGTCTCCGGGATGAGAGTGACCAGGATCGGGCGAGGCCTGCCGGCCGTTCTCGGCCTGCTCGCC from Methylobacterium sp. PvR107 encodes:
- a CDS encoding capsule biosynthesis protein, translated to MNMHARRAEGRLLKAADRQNGISQSLRQIARVPNLMDRKKGVRSYQSHIKSDPWLPILFVLCFVLPTLAGGLYYGLLASDRYVTEAQFAIRPMFGTADKATPDAVGTNAGIPKEMIAQDTLIAQEYILSRPMLEAIEAQLPIRTWFSSDNIDYPSRLNPDKPIEKLLRYWRRRVSVDIESGTGIMTLSVEAFDPDESLAITRAVMDEAERMVNALSIKPRQDAVDESARELKLADERVAAARAAVNALRNREGVLDAVKSNEVTLKTVSELQLSRAKLAIQLAVIQRDLSPEARSVVDLKQQIKDLDSNIARIVRELASIDPDQKRRLSNALTQFEALESKRAYEEKYREQVRLAFERARILAAQKAEAFVPVVPAIRAQSSTEPRRILMTSLITAAAAMVFAAAMFARKLLAH
- a CDS encoding OmpA family protein, coding for MLANLAAASEPDKPQSATIGDVGEAGRRGGEVPRDPFDPLYWQVTALAPARTERPLPAGIAPPPTLAKPDARGAGTVASREAESKPGEAKPEGRESAVRAEDAAANGQRPAGPDMAAAQAALKAEIAKIFPPTAAGTPGPHVEVQGTPEGLLINVTDDLNFSMFAVGSAEPRPEMVRAMERLAKALAARPGRIVVRGHTDNRPFRSEVYDNWRLSTARAHMAAYMLTRAGIDQARIWRVEGAADRTPRNAADPKAPENRRIEILLQGSPG